The following nucleotide sequence is from Euleptes europaea isolate rEulEur1 chromosome 3, rEulEur1.hap1, whole genome shotgun sequence.
TATAATCCTGCAATGTTGGGGACTGGATGGGAGGAAATTGAATTGCAAGGATGAACATCTGAATTTGGTCCTTAATAACTGGGGCAGTGACTTTCTTTGTGTCTGCTGAAGCAAGGTATGAAACTGTCCCAAAAAATATAGAGCTAAATTGCCAACAAAAGCCAAAATGGCTAGGAAACTGAAATGAAATTATTGTTAGTTGCCATAATTTCTGAAGAGCTGCAGAATGTTTCCACTGAGACCAAAGTTCACTGGAACATCCTGAGTTCGAATCTTTGTTCAGAAATGAAGCTCAGTGTGTGACACTGACTTATCTATCAGCCTCATCTACAACAacagagacagtgtggtatagtggttagagtgccagactacaaTTCAGGATAACCAGGTACTAATCCCTACTCTCCTATGGAAGCTAactggatgacctttggccagacacccacactcagcctaaccttcctcacagggttgttgtgaggataaaatggaggtgagaagaatgatgtaagctgctttggatcttctttgtggagaaaggcagggcatgaaggaagaaaataaaagatTTAATGAACATAAAATGGGGACATCATCTGTATACCCCTCTAAATTACTTGTTTGGAGCAGGATTTGGCCAATGATCAGCATGTTTAAATCACTTTGTGACACTGGGAGATCAATAGCATACATCtcccattgatagggttgccagctctaggttggaaaatacctggagattttgggggtggagcctgtggagggcgggttttaggaaggggtgggacctcagcagcgtataattccataaagtccaccttccaaaccagccatttcctccaggggaactgatcacttttacctggagatcacttgtaattctgggggatctcctgctaccacctggaggctggcaaccctgcccattgaaataaataggcCTGTCtttctttatttagaaaaaaaatccatgcCACCTCTCCAGTAAATCTGCCTGAGGCTGCTTCCAAGTGCTTTACATTTTCTGGATTGTGTCCttcacgtttttttaaaaaaattaaaatgtgccTTCAATGCTTGCCCAAGCAAATTAGAATGAGAAGACAATTCCCATCTGCCCCAATTAATTGCAGCTTTACTGCGCAAGGGGTAGAAAGGCCACACTTAGGTTCAGCATGCTTTACGCATTCTGGATTGTGCCCATTGGCATTGTCTTCTAAATATATGTTACAATTTTATTTTGTGCTTTGGGTTAAAAAGTAGGAAATTCGGCTTGCTGTCCAGGTCATGGACTGTTGcagttactgggggggggggggggttaaaatctAGTCTTCGATGTTTACACCAGCAAATTGGAATGAAACAACAAATGCTGAAGAATTTCTACCCACTTGACTTCATTTCAGCTTTattgcaggggggagaggggaggccaCATTTAGAACAGAGTACCGTGACacttactaacagcccattcctgacctgaaaggattaaagtccataggaggccaggaaggggctgtgccagtgcAAGTGTAACAGCCGCCGgcacccatgccacttacgctgtccagggtggcacggatgccagcaggGGGACCCAGATGCCTTGCTCccagcatcccaccagtgcaaaaccctgcaccagcatcctgggggtCATTCCTGGGGCATGCCAGGGAGAGGAGCTGCCAGCTTCCTGTCCTTTTTCACCCCGGTATGCCAACGGTGAGAACAGCGTGatgtgccagctttttgttggagcagcctcactgttttcaatggggcaaaatgccccatttaaaaaattaaaaacaggtaaaaggctttttaaagtcttTCGGCGGTTGGcgaacggctttggaggcaccaTGGCGGCGCCTCGGAATGGGCTCCCCAACTGAAAGATCAGAGTCCTGAGGCTAGCCGGAAAGAAGTAATCCCAAAAATATAGAGCTAAATTGCCAGGaaattgctaggaaaagttgctaggaaaagttgagggcagcaggaaaagaggaagacccaacaagagatggattgactcaataaaggaagccacagccttcaatttgcaagatctgagcaaggctgtcaaagataggacattttggaggactttcattcatagggtcaccatgagtcaaaagcaactggacggcacttaacacacacacaaattgcaaACAAAAGCCAAAATGGCTGGGAAACTGGAATGGAATTATTGCATCACACTGGGGGAGGAGTGATGTTGTTGGAGTtactcctatgcagagtttttatGAAAACATATTTTACAGTTTTGTTTTGTGCTTTGGATGAAGAACTGGGAGCTTCAGTTTGCTGTTGAGGCCTGGGGCTGATGCAGTTACTACAAAAATTGTATCTTCAGCGCCTGCACAAGCAAATTAGAACACGAAGACAAATGCTGGACCATTCTCATTTGCCCCAATTCATTGCAGTGTGGcaggagacccagtgtggtgtagtggttgggagcagtgggctctaatctggagaaatgggtttgattccccgctcctccacaagaggccagctggttgaccttgggctagtcacagttctctctgaattctcttggccccatctacctcacaaggtgtcttttcttgggagaggaagggaaggctattttaagccagtttgattctccttaaaaggtagagaaaatcagcatataaaaaaacaactcttcttcttcttcttctcctccttctcctcctctgcccAGGGGGTGGAAAGCCTGCACTTAGAATACAGAAAGTGACAAGTGAAAGTGCTCCTATTATTAAAACTGAAAGTAGATCAGAGCCAAAAAAGGTAATCCACAGCTGCCCTCATGAGCAAGGTCTGTATTAAACTGGGGGAGGATTGGTGTGGTCGGAGTGACTCATTCACCAATGCTAACTTTGGTTTCAGCTATAGCGCATGTGCCCCTATTATTGGATGCTCTGTGGTTTATCACAGTGGGTGCCCACTTTTTTGAGGGCTCAGTTTGAGTGAGCACTCATCAGCAGTTTTTCGAATGAGAAGATCTTGAAGGACAGCTGGATTATATGTCATAGTTTCCCTTGTGCTGCAGAGCTGCAGGAATCTATGGAGCGTGTTTTGGGTTGCCCATAATTTGGGGACAACAGGGTGTTCTTCAAGCCTCACCAGTATTCTGCATGAAATGGATGCCCTAGACCATCAACCAGCATCCTGTGAAGAACCCTGTGGGTTCTGCGGCAGATAAGCTAGTGGAAACTTCTTGGCAAAGACAGGAAGTGTGAATACCACCAAGGTATGTCTAATGATCGGTTGACTATTTTTTGCAATGATTACGGAGCAGAATCAAAACCATAAGGGAGACAGAACAACCTTTGCTGAATAATACAGGAGAAGAGCATAAGTGAATTCTTCACCTTGGATTTTCCTGTAAGATGAAGGAAATAAATCACCTGACTGGTTTCAACAGCTAACAATCCCTTCTTTCCCTTGCAGAAGCTGAGAGGATGGCTTCGGAGACCGCTGTCCttgccgtcttcctcttcaccttcCTAACTGGGGTTCCGTCCAACCTCCTGGCCTTCTACACATTCCTGGTGAAGCTGCGCCACAAGCCAACCCCCATAGACATCCTGTTACTCAACTTGACCATTTCTGATATTATCCTTCTGCTTTTCCTGCCCCTCAAGATGGTGGAGGTCTCTTCCCACATGAActgggccctccctccttccctctgcccTCTCACCAGCTGCTGCTTCTATGGAAGCATGTACCTCAGCATCCTTTTCCTCACATCAATCAGCGTGGATCGCTACCTGAGTGTCATCTTTCCCATCAAATACAAGTTGCATCGCAGGCCTGTCTATGCTCTGGTGGCCTGCATCTTTTTCTGGTTGCTGGCTGGCTCCCACTGCAGCATTATCTACACTTCAAGATATGGAGGTTGGAATGAGAGCCTTCCGTATTCTCCTAATACCTCCCGTTGCTATGAGAATTTCTCATCCGAGCAGCTCCGTGTCGTCTTCCCTCTCCGACTGGAGCTCAGCCTCA
It contains:
- the LOC130474682 gene encoding free fatty acid receptor 2-like gives rise to the protein MASETAVLAVFLFTFLTGVPSNLLAFYTFLVKLRHKPTPIDILLLNLTISDIILLLFLPLKMVEVSSHMNWALPPSLCPLTSCCFYGSMYLSILFLTSISVDRYLSVIFPIKYKLHRRPVYALVACIFFWLLAGSHCSIIYTSRYGGWNESLPYSPNTSRCYENFSSEQLRVVFPLRLELSLIFFCIPFIITLFCYVNIIRLLSSLSNVQAGKKRRAVGLAVATLLNFTICFTPYNISHMVGFIQNQSPPWRVEGFLLSTLNTSVDPVIFFFSSKAIRHTFNECWGGMFHKLRTVVLCCKHPTDNDEGECKQTDLSYH